CAACCACTTTGCCTATCTGTGCATTTCCTACGTGTATAGAACTGGGTGATGTTATGCAAAGTCTTTGGACACAGCCTCCACGAAGTTTGGAGCTGACATGAGGATGCCAATGGTGCAGATGATGGTGAAGACTGAGAAGGCCATGAGGCACAGGCGGTCCACCACGCAGGCTGCAAACTTCCACTCACTACAGACAGCCTCACTCTCATCCTGGCAGCGGAAGCGGTTGGCAATGTAGCGGACCTCCTCCAGGATCTTGGCCAGGTCTGGGTCCCCCTCTGAGGGCTGTCCACCATGCAGAAGGTGCTCATCATGTGTAGGAAAACAAGCCATGCGGCCACACACAACCCCAGAGTCAGGGGTCGGGGCGCAGTGCATGCCCTCCAGGCCTCGGAAGCCGATATACAGAAGGTTCCCGTTGCTGGTAGGAGGCCCTGCACTCGCACTCAACTCCACACTGGCCAGGCTGCAGCGTCGCTGCTTGTGCTGGCAAGCTGGGCGGACCTTGTCTTCCCCGGGCCTCTTCATGCGCAGGAACCATGCACACCAGTTAAGAAGAATGACTCTGGTCTGGGGGGACAAGAGAATGTTAAGAGAGGCCAAGAAGTGGATTTTAACTGATCCTGACAGCACTGTGATCCTACATAACAGGCCTGACTTTGTTGATCCTGGGGCTAACACGTTTCATCACCTCCCCAGTGATTCTATATGGGCAGGCGGTGCCAAAGCCTAACAACTGTTAGTCAAACATGAAGTGAGAATAAAAGCTATAACAGGTTTATCACCCTGGTTATGAGCTGATTTTTTTCCCTGGGGTGGGCACACATGCTGCATTCTTTAAGAAGACAGCCTTGTCAGAGGAGGCCTGGCTTGGTAAGAATACCTCTGGGATAGGTAAACAACAAAAGTCACTTTCCCTCTCTGATCTTCACACATCTGTAACCAAGGACCTTCAGGTCTAATCCTCTATCTCCCATACTGTGTGTAAGGCACCCTGGAAGACCACTGTAAATCACAGAGGCACTGGGAGATTTTAACATTTAAGGACAGCCCTTGAACACAAGGACCACTGATTTGAAATAGTTCAGGCTTTCAACATTAGATGGTCACATCTCGTGATGACATTATATCTTTGCAACACTGGTTTTCCAAGttgccctgaaaaaaaaaattaagttccaatgtgaaacaaaaaaatgaagacagtGGTTTCCAATCTAATCCCAAGACTCAAGAGGATGTGCTGAATGTACCCTACAGGTGGTCTCATGATGTTAAGACAtaaaagctaaattgtttcaaCCTATGTAATAAAGACACTGTTGGGGAATATTTCCTCAGGTCTAGGAGCTCTGTGGAAAAATTCCTGAGACACCAATGTGCTGTGGACCAAGGAAGTCATAGAGCCCCTCATCTTAGGATCCCTTAGGCTACAGTGAACACCAAATAAAAGGATGTCTGGGAAAGTACTTATATTGAAAGTTGAAAGCAGAGTTGGCAAACTTTCTATAAAGAGACAGATGGTACATTTTTAGATCTGCAGGCCACAGAtctctgttgcaactactcaGCTTACGAAG
This region of Ictidomys tridecemlineatus isolate mIctTri1 unplaced genomic scaffold, mIctTri1.hap1 Scaffold_95, whole genome shotgun sequence genomic DNA includes:
- the LOC144374916 gene encoding CHRNA7-FAM7A fusion protein-like isoform X3; this encodes MQEADISGYIPNGEWDLVGIPGKRSEKFYECCKEPYPDVTYTVTMCRRTLYYGLNLLIPCVLISALALLVFLLPADSGEKISLGITVLLSLTVFMLLVAEIMPATSDSVPLIAQYFASTMIIVGLSVVVTVIVLQYHHHDPDGGKMPKWTRVILLNWCAWFLRMKRPGEDKVRPACQHKQRRCSLASVELSASAGPPTSNGNLLYIGFRGLEGMHCAPTPDSGVVCGRMACFPTHDEHLLHGGQPSEGDPDLAKILEEVRYIANRFRCQDESEAVCSEWKFAACVVDRLCLMAFSVFTIICTIGILMSAPNFVEAVSKDFA